AATGCTGCCTCGCTTGCTGAGCTAAACGCCTTACTAGCAGCGACGAGTTACTCACCTGACGCTGATTACTTCGGGAGCGATACGTTAACCATTACCGTCACGGATGGCGGTAACACCGGTGATGGCGGCACTTTAAACGATACACTTGCTGTGGCAGTTACCGTTAATAACGTAAATGACCGACCTGATAACACAGGAGTAGATGTTACTCTGGCAGATGAGAACGAAGGGATAGCAGCCCCAGCTGGCGAGACTTTTACTTCTCTCTTGGCCGGTAACTACTCGGATGCCACCGATGACCAAACGGCTAACAATGGAGGGTCAAGCGGCTCTCAAGCTACTGCGCTTTCGTTTATTGCAATAACAGGCAATGCCGCCACCGCCGAACAAGGGGAGTGGCAGGTATTTGTGGGCGGTAGTTGGACGTCAATCAGTACCAGCGCTTCGGATAGCGCCGCGGTTATTGTTACGGCTGATACCTTAGTGCGCTTCTTACCGGCCGACGATTTTAATGGCGAGCCCGGAGAGTTGACGACCCGCTTGGGAGATAACAGCCAGCCAACGATAAGCACAAGCAGCGGCGGGACTGATACTTATAATTTAAGTACAACAGGGGATCTTGGTGCTGATGAAAGTGTCTGGTCGGCCGCGACATCTAATGTCGGTATCCATGTCAATGCGGTGAATGACCCACCAACTATTACAGTTAGCTCGGCAGACCTAGCTGACATTGCCGAAGACTCCACGCCTAGTGGCACATCAGTTTTGGCACTTTATGGTCCTGGCTATGATGACGGGACAGACGGGCAATCTGATACGGCCGTTAATAACGGGAGTGATGCATCGAGCCTCGGCGGTATAGCACTAATAGACAATAGCACCCCTGCTTCTCAGGGCGAGTGGCAGTATAACACCGGTGGAGGCTGGGTAGCTGTCGGCTCTGCTGTAACAACGACCAGCGCGTTGGTGCTAGCGCCTGATGCTGAAATACGCTTTGTGCCCGCAGCAGACTTTCATGGTGTTGTATCTGGCTTGTCGTATGTGGTGGCGGATAGTGATCAAACCGCTCAGAACGGTCAGTTGGTAGATGTTTCCTATTCTGCTACGGGCACCTGGTCTGATTCAGCAAGCCCTGGTGTTACGAAAATCACGGTTAATCCGGTAAATGATGCGCCAGTGGTGGCGGGAGACACCGGAGGCTCCACAACGCCAATAGTATCAATAGAAAATACAGGACAAGGTACAGGATCTGCTGAGGAAAACTTATTTAGTAATGTTACCTTATCAGATATTGATGCAGTACTGGGTAGCGATGATTTTGGCGGCGGCTCAATAACAGTCAATATTGCGGATGCAAGTACGGCGGATCAGCTGCTGGTAGATAGCGGGTTAACGGGCGTGCAATCCACCTCCGCTCCGACGACAGGGCAGTTAGTCATCCAGTTAGCTAGTGGTACGACAGCTGAACAAGTTGTCACTATTGTAGAGGCTATTCGTTTCTCAAATACATCGGATGCACCCAATACCGATGTGCGTGGTTATAACCTTGTCGTCAATGACGGAAACAATAACAACACTTCGGGTGGCCCAAGCTCTGCAAATTCTAATACGCTAAGCGGCTTCTTACAGGTTCAAAATACTAATGACACGCCGACGCCTCAGGCTGATACAAATACGGTTAATGAAGACACAAATGCGTCTGGCAATGTGCTCACAAACGATACGGATCCTGATGTAGAGTCCTTAACTGTCAATGCTGTAAACGGCAATGCAGGCCTAGTCAGTGAAAATGTCGCTGGAGATAACGGCGGTGTCTTTGTTCTCGAATCCAATGGTGATTATACATTCTCACCCGGCTCAGATTTCCAATATTTAAAAGTAGGAGAGCAAATTGATACGCAGGTTACGTATCAAGTCACGGATGCGGATGGTGTAACGGCTACAACTACATTAACGGTAACAGTTACAGGGACGGATGATGTTCCCGTATTAACCCCTGATACTGGAGATGTTGTTGAAGATGATGCCGCAACACTGACGACGTCTGGCACACTTGTCGCTGGAACTAATGGTGATGCCGGTGAAGATAAATTTGTAGCGGAAACCTTAACCGGAACGTATGGGCAATTGGCGGTGGATGAAAACGGTGCTTGGAACTACAGCGCTGATAACAGCCAAACGAGTATTCAAACCATCGCTCAAGGGGATACACGGACGGATACTTTTACTGTAACCAGTGCGGATAACACCACAACAACTACGGTTACTATTACGTTGACGGGCGTTAATGATACACCGGAAGCCAATAATGACAGCGGGGCAACTTCTGAAAATGCGACGCTAACCGTACCGGTCAATGTAGGTCTATTAAGTAACGATACTGATGTCGATAGTGGCGACACGTTATCGGTTGTCGAGGTTGATAATGATACAAATAACCTGAACTCACCGGTATCTGGAAGTACAGGCGGTACTTTTACGGTGGCGGGCGATGGCAGCTACAGCTTTAATCCAGGCACTGACTTTGATTATCTGGCTGCAGGCGAAACGGCAACGACTACCCTGGCTGTATTAGTCAGCGACTCTCAGGGCGCGACTTCATCGTCTTTATTGAGTGTTGTGGTAACAGGGACTAATGATGCGCCTGTGGCAACAACGCCTGCTGCGCAAACAGACTCTGATGGAGCGTCTGTTTCATACGATATCAGCACCTATTTCCTTGATCCTGATACCTCTGACACGCTCTCTTATAGCGTGGATGTCCTGCCTGCGGGGTTATCGCTCAACACAGCAACGGGTGTGATCTCTGGTGATATCGCGCCAAATGCGTCACAAGGTGGAAATACGGCAACACCAGGTCAGTATCAAATCACACTGACGGCTACAGATAATAACTCAGCGACAGAGCAAGCTGTGTTTACATGGACAGTCAGTAATGTTGATCCAACGGCGAATGATGATACGGCTAGTGTCAATGAAGGCGTAGAGTCAGCCGATAGCACGACGGTTGCTGGGAATGTCATCATCACCTCACCAACAAGTGCAGAGAACGACCAAGATGGCGGCGCCGACGCTGATACGTTAAGTTCAGATGCGTGGGTGGCTGGGGAAGCGACACCATTAGCGATATCGGGTGATACAGATATTGTAGGTACTTACGGTACGTTGAGTGTCTCGCTTGATGGTAGTTATAGTTATGCGGTCAATAATGCATTAGCTAGTATTCAGGCGTTAAATACGTCCCAATCTTTGAACGATGTATTTACTTACCAAGTCAGCGATGGCCAAGGCGGAACAGACGAAGCCACATTAACCATCACTATTAATGGCACTAATGATGTACCTGTGACGGTCGGTAGCTTGTCCAACCAGACAGCCAATGATGGCGAAACAATTAGTGATATTGATATCTCCGGGCTATTCGATGATGTTGATAACGGTGCAGTGCTAACCTATAGCGCTGCTGATTTACCCGCAGGCTTAACGCTTAATAGCGCAACCGGTGTTATCAGTGGCCAAGTGGATGGCGATGCCTCCATTAATGGTGCGGCTAGTAACGGTGTTTATAATGTCGTTATTACGGCAACTGATGAAAACTCAACACAGACACAATCGAGCTTCGAATGGGTTGTATCTAATGTTGCTCCTATGGCACAGGACGATGCAGCTAGTGTAAATGAAGGTGAAGCATCTACAGATGTTACCGCTGTCACTGGTAATGTGATCACGGCGGTACAGCCGGGCGATGTAAGCGATGGTGAGCAAAACGGAGATGATGATACCCTCAATGTGACGGGTATTGGTTTCGGCACTCATGTAGCGACAACAACAGCCGTGGATACGGGCCTTTCGGGTAATTATGGCGTTGTGAGCGTAGGTGCAGATGGGGCCTATACCTATCAAGTGGATAATACGCTTGCTGCTGTACAGGCCCTAGCTGATGGTGAGTCCTTCACAGAGGTATTCACCTATAGCATCACGGATGGTCAAGGTGGTAACGATAGTGCATTACTCACCATTACCATCAATGGTACCAACGATGCACCTGAGATCACGGTAAATGCCGGTGATACAGCTGTAAGCAGCCTCACCGAAACCGATGCGGGGCTAACTGACAGTGGCCAATTGAGCCTGACAGACCTCGATACCACCGACACCGTTACGGCCAGCGTGGACAGCTTAACGACCACGGGTGAGCTGGACACACTCAGTAATGCTGATTTATTGAGCATGCTGACCGTCACCAGCGACGTAATCGACGGTACGACACAAAACGGCATAATTGAATGGGACTTTGACAGTGCCGGCACCACCTTTGATTACCTCGCCGAAGGCGAACAACTGGTGCTGACATACAACGTGCTGGTTGAAGATAGCGAAGGCGCGCAAGACACCCAAACGATCACCCTCACGATTAACGGCACTAACGATGTACCTGAGATCACGGTAAATGCCGGTGATACAGCTGCAAGCAGCCTCACCGAAACTGATGCGGGGTTAACTGACAGTGGTCAATTGAGCCTGACAGACCTCGATACCTCCGATACCGTTACGGCCAGCGTGGACAGCTTAACGACCACGGGTGAGCTGGACACACTCAGCAATGCCGATCTATTGAGCATGTTGACCGTCACCAGCGACGTAATCGACGGTACGACACAAAACGGCATAATTGAATGGGACTTTGACAGTGCCGGCACCACCTTTGATTATCTCGCCGAAGGCGAACAATTGGTGCTGACCTACAACGTGCTGCTTGAAGACAGCGAAGGCGCGCAAGACACCCAAACGGTCATACTCACGATTAACGGCACTAACGATGCTCCTGAGATTACGGTAAATGCCGGTGATACAGCTGTAAGCAGCCTCACCGAAACTGATGCGGGGCTAACTGACAGTGGCCAATTGAGCCTGACAGACCTCGATACCACCGACACTGTTGCGGCCAGTGTGGACAGTTTAACCACCACGGGTGAGCTAGACACACTCAGCAATGCCGATCTATTGAGCATGTTGACCGTTACCAGCGACGTAATCGACGGTACGACCCAAAACGGCATAATTGAATGGGACTTTGACAGTGCCGGCACCACCTTCGATTACCTCGCCGAAGGCGAACAACTGGTGCTGACCTACAACGTGCTGGTTGAAGACAGCGAAGGCGCGCAAGCCACTCAAACTGTCACGCTCACGATTAACGGCACTAACGATGCACCTGAGATAACCGTAAATGCGAGCGACAAAGTCAATAGCACCTTGATCGAAACCAATAGTGGTTTGGTAGACAACGGCCAAATCAGCGTTGGGGATCTGGATACAAGCGAAGCGGTTGCCGCGGAGGTGGATAGTGTATCAACCTCTGGTGATACAGGCCCTTACAGCCCTGCTCAGTTGTTAGATATGTTGGCCGTTACCGATGTTGTCATCGGCTCTGGCAGCCAAGCAGGGGTGATGGAGTGGAACTTTGATAGTCAAGGAGCCACCTTCGACCATCTGGCTGATGGCGAGCCGCTTGTCTTGACCTACACAGTCAGTGTGACTGATGCACAAGGCGCGACTAGTCAACAGCTTGTTACCTTGACTATTGAAGGCTCTAATGATGAGCCGGAAATCACCTTAACCCCTACTGATAGTGCGACTGCAGAGTTAACAGAAACCGATGAAGGCCTACAAAGCAAAGGGACTCTATCGGTCACTGACCTTGATACGACAGACGAAGTGATCGCTCGTGTCAGTCACCTTGAAACGACTGGCGATACGCACACATACTCGCCAGATGATTTACTGGCTATGTTAGATGTGACAGCAACCGTTATCGAGAACGGTTCGCAAAATGAGGTTTTAGAGTGGAATTTTGATAGCCAAGATATTGCGTTTGATCACTTAGCTGTAGGGGAGCAGTTAGTGCTTAGTTATACCGTGACAGTTGAAGACGTCCACGGTGCAACAAGTGAGCAGCGGGTTACTATTACTATTAATGGTGCTAAAGATGCGCCAAGCATTACCGTAGAGAACGGCGACACTGCAGAAGTGGAGCTAACAGAAACCAATGAGCCTTTATCAACCGAAGGGCAGTTGAGTATTTTTGATAAGGATACGAGCGACTCCATTGTGGCAGCCGTTGAGAATGTCGCGGTAGTTGGTGATACGCATGGACTGAGCCATGCTGAACTGCAAGCGATGTTGAGTGTAACGGACTTGGTAATCGACAGTGACACGCAAGCGGGAACGCTGGGGTGGAGTTTTGATAGCGCTGAACAAACTTTTGATTACTTAGCCGCTGGCGAAAAGCTCGTTCTTACTTATACCGTCAGTGTTACAGACAGTCAGGGTAACTCCAATACGCACCCTATTGTAGTAACACTGGTTGGCACTAATGACCTTCCAGAAGCAAGCACGGACCTTGATGATACTGCCGTACTTTCTCAGCAGTTGAATGATTCTGAGGTAGTAAATGGCATCGATATTTCAGGGGCTTTCAACGATAAAGATAATGCGGCGGTCTTTAGCTACCAAGCTATTGGTTTGCCGTCTGGGCTGGTTATTGATCCTGAAACCGGTGTTATTAGCGGCCAATTGCGCGCTGATGCTTCCACGGGTGGAAATGCGACAGAGGCAGGTGAGTATTCCGTAACCATTGTCGTTACTGATGAGCAAGGTGGTACTTTTGAATCCACCTTGTTGATTCAAGTGGCTAACCTAGAACCCATTACCACGGATGTAACGGCTACATTAATTGAGGATAGAGTAAGAGAAGCTGAAGGTAATGTGCTATTTGATGATCAAGGCAATGTAATTCAGGTTGACCTAGACGGTGATGATTTGCGCATCAGCCAGATTGACTCCCTAACGATACCTGTTGGGGAAACGGTGGAAGTTGTAGGCACTTACGGTGTGTTGAGCATTTCGTCTGATGGCACATGGCATTATGAGCAAACCCGCACATCGGTAGCATTACAGTCGCTTAATTTTGGCGAAACAGGCATTGATCAGTTTGCGTTTACGGTTAACGACTCACAAGGTGGAGCTGTTATTAGCCAGTTGATCATCACTATCGAAGGTGATGCTGAGCCGCACGTTGCGTCGGAGCCGGTTGAACAAGCGCCTTTATCTTCTGACTCGCAAGCTAACGTATCTACTGGTGATAGTTCATCTGGTACAGGAGGTTTTGGGGGCGGAAGCGCTAGCGACAATAATTTAGGAGCGGCGGCCTCGGTCATTGAGTCCTATACGGATAAGGTTATTCAAAATATCCGCATTGAGCCTGTGCAGCTATCAGTGGCTTTGCGGGATATCGTCGTTAATGAATCGTTATATAAGTTTTCATTACCGCCTGGTGCATTCGAAAGTACAAATAATGAGGATATATCGATAGAGGCGACGTTGCCTGACGGTAGTCCTCTTCCTGACTATATTAATTTCGATGAAGAATCTGGCACATTCATAATATCGCGCGACATAGCGTTGGCGCAGGGCATTGAAAAAATCGAAGTTAAAGTCACGGGTGAAGATGAATCCGGTAATGAAGCGAGCACCAGTTTTATTATTTACCTCGTCAATGAAGATCAAGCTAATGGAGGCCCTTCTTCAGCCTCTGCCGAATTATTTGCAAATAATTCAACTGTTGCCGGTCAAGTTTCTGAACCACTAGTCGCTATTACACAAAGTAGTGGGCGAGACACAACAGTTAAAGTGGCATCAAAAGAAATGTCTGGATCGGTAGAGTCATTATCCATTCAACTAGCATCAGCGGGACAAGGAGCTTTTGAACAAGAGCTCACGCACTCTTTGGATATGTTGATGGAATTGTTACAGGAAGAGGGATAGTTCCTCAAAAGCAGGCTACGGAAGAAAATGTTAACTATGTTATTTAGGCCAAATATGAAAGTTATTCAGGGTTCGATTAATAAAGTTTCGATGAAAGTTGTAGGTAAAGTCGCAGTGCTAGGCACGAGCATTTTAATCATTGCCGGGTGTAGTACTGTCCAACGTGATCCAATGGCTTTGAATGAAATAGAGTCAGCGATAGAGGCTGATAAAGCATTGTTTTTGGAGGCGTCACCTCCCTTGTCGAAACCGTTGACTCTAGCTGAAGCCATGGCGCATGCGCTCAAGTATAACGTGAACAACCGGGTTCGTTTGATGGAGCAAGCATTGGCCGATCAAAGTTTCCGCTTAGCAAAAATGGATATGTTGCCGCTATTGGCAGCAAATGCTGGTTTAACAAGCCGCAGCAATGTTGATGCCTCAAGCAGTGAATCAGTTGAGACAGGTATCGAGAGTCTAGAGCCATCAACGTCGACTGATCAGTCGCGCCGTAATGCAGATCTACGCTTGTCATGGAATGCATTGGACTTTGGCGTTAGTTACCTCAAAGCAAAGCAAGAAGCAGATCGTTTTGAAATTGCCCGTTATGAACGTCGCGATATTATGTCTAAGCTACTGCAAGAAACGCGCGCGGCGTATTGGAAGGCTGCTGTAACTCAAGAGCTTAGGCCAAAAATTGAAGAGTTGTTACAGCGAACAGATAAAGCGTTGCAAAACTTAGAGAAAATACAAAAAGAAAAGCTTCGTGCACCGGTTGTTGTTTTACAAGAACGCCGCAAACTACTTTCCATTACACGCAACTTAAAAAGTCTTCAGCAGTCAGTTGATGCCGCTCAAATTGAACTTGCTAATATTATTAATCAGCCACCTAGTACAGTGGTTACTTTAAGTGTTCCTAAAAAGCGTCCTGAGTTAACACGCTTTGATCAGGTAGATATTGAGCAGCTCGAAAGAACAGCGCTTAGCAATAACGTTGATTACATTGGTGAGTTATACAATGCGAGAATAGCGCAGCGCGAAGCCAAGAAATCTATGCTACGAATGTTCCCAGGGCTAGAGTTCTCTTACGCTGGTAACTATGACAGTAATAGCTACTTATACAACAGCACTTGGGGGCAGGCTGGTATTCGCATTAGTTGGAATATTATGCGTTTGTTCTCAATGGGGATCATTAAAGACCAAAATGAAGCTCGTGAATACATGGTTGAGGCTCGTCGTATGGCCGCAAGCATGGGGGTTATCGCGCAGGTGAATTTGGGTTGGCAGCAGTACCGCAATGCAATTGATGCTTTAGACTTGTCTCAACAGTTCGAGGAGCTTGATAACCAAATAGCGGGTTTTAACTCTCAGGCACGAGCTAGCAGCGCCATATCAGGTACTGAGTCATTACTGTCTGAGGCTCGCGCGGTTAATTCGCAGCTTACCAATTTGCTGTCATATGCTGAAGCCCAAGAAGCATACGGGAACTTTATGCTGAGTGTCGGTTTTAACCCCGTTCCTAGTGACTACCAACATTACAGCATAGAAGAGCTGGCTTCTGTTATTACTCAAGGCTTTGATCTGTGGGCATCAGGAGTACCCAGTGAACAGCAATTGCGTCAATTTAGCAGCCAAACGCATGATATAGCGATAACTAAGGTTGAGGGGTAAGCTAATGCGAAAGCAACATTCTTTAGTCGCCGTCCTCTTAAGCTGTTTAGCGTCGCTTAGCTATGCTCAAGAATCTCAGGTAAGAGGGCAATTGACTGCATTGAACATGACTCAATTAGCTGCTCCCATAGCAGGTAGAGTGATAGAGCTTAAGAAGCGTGCAGGCGAAGAGGTAAAAGCAGGCGATCTGCTTGCCTCTTTTGATTGTCGTTCAATTAAAGCAGAAGAGAATGTTGCCTCCGCTCGGTTATCAGCCGCGAACACTAAGTATAAAGTGAATAAGAGACTCGCTAAGTACGATAATGTGAGTAGTTTGGATGTTGAGCTATCTCGAGCTGATGTTGTAGAAGCCAATGCCGCACTAAAACTTGTACGCGTTCGCTTAGACGACTGCAACGTTAACGCGCCTTTTGATGCTGAAGTGATCAGCCGCGATGTTAATTTACATCAACATGTATCCGTAGGTGATCCTTTATTTGGTTTGGTGAGTAAAGCGGATATGGAAATTGAAGCGGTCATCCCTGCCAAGTGGCTAAGTTATGTGAAAGCAGGTACATCCGTAACTTTCACCTCGGATACCACAGGAGAGCAAGTTCAAGGAGAAATAGCCCGTATCATTGATAATGTTGATCCTGTAAGCCAAACCTTAAAAGTAATCGCCACACCCACGCTTCCTGATGAGCATGCCTTTAAACCGGGTATGAGTGGCGTAGTTAACTTTGCGAATGACAATTTGGCGGTGGCTGCGGGGGCAGAATGAGCGCTGCTATTGATGTTAAACGTGAGGCGCCAGTTACAACCGATCGTTTGGCGGCTGTGCTGACGTTACAAAAAAGGCTGTTAGCTGCTAAAAATCGTCGCGAAGCTGAATATATCTTAGTGAATGATACGGCTTATTTGGTGAAAGCTCGTCAAATGTTGTTTGTATACAATCAGCAGCTCAGCAGTCATTCTTCAGTACCCGATATTTCGGCCCAAACGCCTTATTTGTTGTGGGCCAAAAAAGTTGTTCAGTCTCTATCCGGTTTGTTTATTGAGCAAACTTCGCCACAAGTTGTATCAAAAGAGCAGGTCAACCCAGAATCCTTTCGTCAAGAGTGGCCAAGCTATTGGCCTGAGCATGGGCTTTGGGTGCCTATGGTGTGGAGAGGGCAGACACTGGGCGCTCTATTGATATTGAGAGAAGGCTTGTGGAAAGAGGCTGAAAAACAACTGTTACAACATTGGGTGGCTAGTGCTGCTCCGGTAATTTCCCAAGCCGAAAGTAAAGGGCCGTCAGCCTCTAAAAAGCGGGTGTATGGCGTTGTACTTGCCGCTTTGATCCTTATTGGCTTGTGTTGGCCTGTGCATTTAACGGTGTTATCTGATGCAGAGGTTGTCCCTAAAGCCACCCAGTTAGTACGTGCTCCGTTAGATGGGATAATCAAAACTGTTCATGTAGAGCCGAATCAGCGTGTCGAAAAAGGGCAAGTTTTACTGACCTTAGATGACTCAGCGCTTTATGGTCAGCTTGAAAAATCACGTCAAGCACTTGCTGTTATTGATGCTGAGTATCGGCGTAGCTTGCAGCAGGCGATGAGTAACCCAGCGAGCAATGCGGAAGTGCCTTTGTTAGCAGCGCGAGTGAAACAAGCGCAAAGCGAAGTTGATTTTTTACAAGGTGAGCTAAAGCGTGTCAGTGTCATCGCCCCGCAAACGGGTGTAGCCATGATCAGTTCAGTTAATGACTGGTTAGGTAAGCCAGTTGCTTTGGGTGAAAAGATAATGGCCGTAGCAGGTAGTCACGGTGAAGATGTTGAGCTGTGGATACCCAGTGCGGATAACATTCCTCTTCCTGATGGTGCTCCCATTAAGCTGTATTGGAATGTTGACCCATCCACAGTAATGCATGCTCAGCTGCTACATGTGAACTATCGCGCAGAAATGTCTCCCAGCGGTGTTGTGGCATACCGAGGTCGA
The window above is part of the Neptunomonas phycophila genome. Proteins encoded here:
- a CDS encoding TolC family protein, giving the protein MKVIQGSINKVSMKVVGKVAVLGTSILIIAGCSTVQRDPMALNEIESAIEADKALFLEASPPLSKPLTLAEAMAHALKYNVNNRVRLMEQALADQSFRLAKMDMLPLLAANAGLTSRSNVDASSSESVETGIESLEPSTSTDQSRRNADLRLSWNALDFGVSYLKAKQEADRFEIARYERRDIMSKLLQETRAAYWKAAVTQELRPKIEELLQRTDKALQNLEKIQKEKLRAPVVVLQERRKLLSITRNLKSLQQSVDAAQIELANIINQPPSTVVTLSVPKKRPELTRFDQVDIEQLERTALSNNVDYIGELYNARIAQREAKKSMLRMFPGLEFSYAGNYDSNSYLYNSTWGQAGIRISWNIMRLFSMGIIKDQNEAREYMVEARRMAASMGVIAQVNLGWQQYRNAIDALDLSQQFEELDNQIAGFNSQARASSAISGTESLLSEARAVNSQLTNLLSYAEAQEAYGNFMLSVGFNPVPSDYQHYSIEELASVITQGFDLWASGVPSEQQLRQFSSQTHDIAITKVEG
- a CDS encoding efflux RND transporter periplasmic adaptor subunit → MRKQHSLVAVLLSCLASLSYAQESQVRGQLTALNMTQLAAPIAGRVIELKKRAGEEVKAGDLLASFDCRSIKAEENVASARLSAANTKYKVNKRLAKYDNVSSLDVELSRADVVEANAALKLVRVRLDDCNVNAPFDAEVISRDVNLHQHVSVGDPLFGLVSKADMEIEAVIPAKWLSYVKAGTSVTFTSDTTGEQVQGEIARIIDNVDPVSQTLKVIATPTLPDEHAFKPGMSGVVNFANDNLAVAAGAE
- a CDS encoding efflux RND transporter periplasmic adaptor subunit, which encodes MSAAIDVKREAPVTTDRLAAVLTLQKRLLAAKNRREAEYILVNDTAYLVKARQMLFVYNQQLSSHSSVPDISAQTPYLLWAKKVVQSLSGLFIEQTSPQVVSKEQVNPESFRQEWPSYWPEHGLWVPMVWRGQTLGALLILREGLWKEAEKQLLQHWVASAAPVISQAESKGPSASKKRVYGVVLAALILIGLCWPVHLTVLSDAEVVPKATQLVRAPLDGIIKTVHVEPNQRVEKGQVLLTLDDSALYGQLEKSRQALAVIDAEYRRSLQQAMSNPASNAEVPLLAARVKQAQSEVDFLQGELKRVSVIAPQTGVAMISSVNDWLGKPVALGEKIMAVAGSHGEDVELWIPSADNIPLPDGAPIKLYWNVDPSTVMHAQLLHVNYRAEMSPSGVVAYRGRAKLLESNNPPIAGWRGIARIEGEKVSLFFYFFRRPLASLRSWLGV